The Methanobrevibacter sp. TLL-48-HuF1 genomic sequence GAAGCAATTTAGCTCCTGTATCTAATGTTAACTATAATTTTAAAGGTGATGTTACATTAAATTATTGGCTAATTGCATCTAATAATACTGATAATGGTCAAGTTTCAATTAATATAAATAAATTCACTGATAAAGAAGGTAATATTGACAGTATTGAAGGTATTTTGGTTAAAAGACAAGTATTTTTTAATTCAACTGAAATGATGCCTAATTCTACAGTAACAGGTATGATTTCTATGTTTAATGGTATTGAAGCTAAAAATATCACTGCCATTGTTGATAATCAAATATTGAATTTAAAGATAACTCCTTATGTGGAACCTAAATTTGAAGGTAAAGAATTATATGTTGATGGAAGTATTAGTGAATCAGGCAACGGTTCTTTACTTAATCCTTTTAAAACTATTTTGGAGGCTGTTGATTTAGCAAATACTGCTGATCATTTAGTGACTATTTATATTTTGGCAGGTATCTATGAAGATATTAATATGACTGTTACAAATAATTTAACTATTAGTAGTTATAATGGAGCTAAAGTTGTTTTAGATGCAAACAAGAAAGGTTATTTCTTTAATTCAAATAATTCATCAAATACTTTAACCGTCAATAATTTAATATTTAATAATGCGACAGGATTGTATGGTGATGGTTTTTCAAAGACTATAGGTGGTGCAATAAACTCTGAAGGGCATTTGAATGTTTATAACTGTGAATTTAACAACAATGTGGCAGAGTCTAATGGTGGAACTATCTTATCAAGAAATGGAGCTACTTTAATTAATTCTACAATATCTAATGGTGTTGCGGACTATAATGGTGGAGCTATATGTGTTTATGAAAATCTTAGTGTAGTTAATTGTACTTTTATAAATAATCATGCTCAATATCGTGGAGGTGCTATTAAATCCTTTGGTAATGCAAGTATTATAAATTCTACTTTTATGGATAATATTGTTAAACGAAAAGGAGAAGCAGGTTATGGTGGAGCTATCTCAGTTACTTTAGGTAATTTATATATTGATAATTCTATCTTTTTAAATAATACTGCATACTATGGTGGTGGAGCTATTTATTTGGGTGATGGTGATGAATATAGTGTATCCAAATATCTCTTTACTGTTAAAAATTCCATTTTTGATGGCAATTTAGCACCTTTCGGTGGAGCAATAGGAACTAGTGACCGTGGTATAAATATGACTGGTTCTAAAGTTTGCAACAATGCTGTTCCTCAGGACAGTGTAATGTCTAGATATGGAACAGGTACTGGTATTTATATTAAACAGGGAAACAGTCTTATTAATGGAAGCATATTTGCAGATAATGTTAATTTGGGAAATGGTAAAGACATTTATATTGGTCATGGAAATATTATAGCTAATTATAACTGGTGGGGAAATAATGCTAAAGTAGCAATTCCAAAAAATGTTCAGGTTAAATCAGGTACTTTAACTTTAGATAATTGGGTAGTTATGAATACTACTTATGAAATTAAAGATAATGATATTGAAATTACATCAAACTTTAATAATTGTATTGATGGTGAAGGAACCTACATTAAATCATCTGTTAAATTAATGGATATTGATGTTGCATTTGATAATGGTGTTGAATCTAGAGTAATTAAAAGTAAAGATGGAATAGCTAGCACTGTCTTTGATTTAACAACAAGCGGCAGTGTATTTACAATAACTGCAAATAATGAAGTTCAAAAAATTAATATTTCTACAAAACAAGACCCAATAATTAATATTACAGTAAATGATGTTATTGTGGGTAATGATGTGGTTGTTAAGGTTGATATAACTTCTGGTGCTACTGGTAATGTTACTTTTACTGTTGGTGAGGTGTCTAAAAATGTTACTATTGTAGATGCTATGGCTAGTGCCACTTTCAAAGATTTAGGTATTGGTGTGTATAATGTTACTGTTGTTTATTCTGGTGATAATAATTATCGTCCGGCTTTAAATAGTTCTTCATTTAATGTAGTGTTGCCTGATGTTGTTATTGGCTCTGTTTCTACTCAATGGTCTTCTGGTATTTATGCTGGTGTAGATAATATTTTTACTATTAACATTAATAATAAAGAGTATGTTAATCTTGGCGGAGTGATTGTTGAGCTGTATTCTAATGAGACTAATAAACTTATTGCTAGTTATGCTATTGATAATTTAGTTTCTGGTAATAATAAGATTACTTTAGTTGATCCTACTATTAGACCTATTGATGAAAATACTGTTTGGCCTAAGGCAGCAAGTAATAAGATTGATTTTATTGTTAAATTAAAATATAAAGAGTTTGATTTAAGTAATAAGACTATTACTAAAATTTTGGCTTATAATGGTTATTTAAATAAAACTTATGCCTATAATGGCTCTGGCAATATTATTAATCGTAATTATACTATTTCCGGTGATGTGATTATTTCAAGTCAACCTACTTCTCAGTATATGAGTCAATTTTCCAAATTTAGAAATGAAACTTGGAATATTATGATTCCTGAGGATTCTAATGTTGTTAAAGCAATTCTTTACTTTAATTATAATTGGGATACAAGTTTATTCCCTAATGGCTGGAATTTAACATTTAATGGACATGATATAACTAATAAGTATATTAATCATGAAATTGATCAGGGTAATTTAGGTGGTTATGGTGCATATCGATATGGAAGTTTAGTATTTGATGTAACTGATTATTACAATAGTAATGGAAACAATAGTTTTGTAATTAATAAAACTGTCAATTGTGCTCTTTATCCTAGTACTTTAGCTGTTTTATATAATATTACAGGCAGTAAAAGTATTAAAGATGTTTACTTTAGTGATTGTTGTGATATTTTCTACCCATATTATAATCAATATGGTTATGATGATAAACTTAGTTCATTGTTTACATTTAATAATTTAAATATAAATGGTGTTATTAATGCAACATGGTATGCTTTTGCTGGTTCTGGTAACAATGGTGATGGTAATTTAACTTTCAATGGTGTTGAATATGTCAATGTTTGGGATGGGGGTAGTCAGGAGAGTTGTAATGCATTTATTGTTGATGTAACTAGTATTATTAAAGAAAATAATGCTGCATATTTCCTCACTTCATCTGATGGTAAGGTTCAAACTACTGTTGTTGCTTATGAGCAAATTTTAGTAGTTGAAAGACAAAAAAGAAATTCAACAATTATTATTGATGTTAATGATGTTAAAATAGGTGAAGATGTAGTTGTTAATGCTAGTGTAACCTCTGGGGCTACGGGTAATTTTACTTTTACTGTTGGTAATAAAACTCAAACTGTTGCTATTAGTGATGGTAAAGCTTCTGCTATTTTTAAAGGTTTAGCTAGTGGTAATTACACTGTTAAAGTTGAATATTCAGGGGATGATAATTATAATGCTAATCAAAGCACAGCGAACTTTATGGTGTCCAAAATATCTGATTACAATATGGATATTTCTGTTCCTGAAATTAAAGAAGGAGTAAATTCCACTATTGGTGTAGATTTACCTAAAGATGCAACCGGAACAGTTACTGTTGAAATTGACAGCAAAAAATACACTGCAAATGTAATTAATGGAACCGCAAATGTAATTGTTTTTGGTTTAAGTGCTGGAGATTATAATGTCACTACCACTTACTCCGGTGATGCTAAATATGAGTCCATGACTAAAAAAGGAAACATAACCGTAATTCCAAATGTAAATGTAAATCTTGATGTTGGTGATGTTGAAATGATTTACCATGATGGAAGTCGTTTAGTTGCCAAATTAACAGATTTCCAAGGCAAACCAATAGTTAATGCCACAATATATTTCAGTATTAATGGTGTAAATTATGCTAAAACAACTGATGCAAATGGTACTGCTTCTATAGGTCTTAATTTAGATTCCAACACATATCAAGCAACCATAACTTATAACGGATCTGCTAATTATAGTAAAATCTCTAAAAATATTACAGTTACTATTAATCCAAGTATCATAGCTGATGATTTAGTTAAAATGTATAAAAATGCTACAGATTTCAGAGCTAAATTCTTAGGTAGTGATGGAAAAGTATTAGTTAATACTCAGGTTAAATTTAACATCAACGGTGTTTTCTATACTAGAAGCACGGATAAATATGGTGTAGCCAGTTTGGCTATTAATTTAAGGCCGGGAGATTATATTTTAACTGCATATAATCCGGTAAATGGTGAGCAACAAGGATTTAACATAACAATAAAATCATTAATAATACAAAATGACTTAACTAAGTATTATATGAATACATCCAAGTTCCAAGCAACTATCTATGATAAAAACGGAAGTTTAGCAGTAAATAAAAATGTAACCTTCAACATCAACGGAGTATTTTATACAAGAACCACAGATTCCAACGGTGTAGTTAATTTGAATATTAATTTAAGGCCTGGAGGATATATTGTCACAACAATATATGGGGGATTAGACATAGGTAACAATATAGTTGTTTTACCTACGCTGGTTACTCATGACCTTAATATGGCTTATGGGGACGGCAGCAAATTTACTGCACAAACCTTAGACGGTCAGGGAAAACCATTAGCTAATCAAAATGTATCATTTAACGTAAATGGTATATTTTATAATGAAATAACTGATGATACTGGTATTGCTTCATTAAATATTAATTTAATGAGTGGAAAATACATTATTACATCTTATTGGAATGATTTCCAAACAGGAAACAATATAAAAATTAGTCCTTAAGAGAATTTCTATTATTCTCTTAACTTTTTCTTTTTTAACAAATATTGTTGATAAAAACAGAAATTCCACTAATAAATTGAAAAGTGAATCTGAACATTTGATTTCAGATTATCTTGGAAGTTTAAAAAATGTTTACAATTTATTTGAAATTCTTTGGAAGTACGGTTTAATATAATCAATTGAAGATTGGCTTTTTGTTAACAAAAACATTATATAATTCGATTTAGGTTTTTGATTGAGTTATCATGTCTTTAATTTAGAATGGATAAAAATCAACGGGAAATTAAAATATCACTATACATCATGAGTCTATTTTTAATTGCATTGTAGCTGATGTAATATATGATAATAAAGATAAAACAACTATTGAAAAGTTTTTAAAAGAATCTGCATGAAATAAAAATAAAATTGCAATCACAACAGATTTAGATAAAAAGATATTCTACAAGAATCTTATTTCTGATGAAGAATATCATGGATGCTACCAACAACTGAAAATAATTAGATATTTGTTTGATTTAAATAATTGCAATGAATTCACAAATAAATTATAATCTTTAATTTATCATAAAACTGAATTTCGTCTAATAATAATTTCAAATATTTATGAAACTTGCACAAAGATATAAAAGTTTCATTCATCACTTAAAAGATAAGAAAATTGAAAAAAAAAACAAGTAAAAATTGAAAATGTATTTAAAAAAACAATGCCAAAAATCTAGGAAACAAACATTCAAGACTAACCAAGGAGTTTTAAAATGAATATATTTCAGAAATTTGATTTGGAGCTAAAATAGAAAACCGATTTTGAAAATCAACAAAGTTTTTGAAAGGGTTCTGTAGGGAATTAGCTAAATAATTATATATTAGTTTTAATAAATTATCATCATTCAATTAATTTAATAGGAGATAAAAACCATGGTAGTGAAAGTAGAAGTATTTACATCTGATAGCTGTCCTCACTGTCCTGCTGCAGTTAGTGTTGCTAATGAAGCAAAAGAAGTTTTAGGTGATGCTGCAGATATTATTGTTTGTAATATTGCTTCAGAAGAAAATAGGCAAAAAGCAATTAGCCTTGGAATTATGGCTGTTCCTACAATAGCTATTAATGATGAAGTGGCATTTGTTGGTGCACCTGCTTTAGATGAACTTGTTAATAAAGTTAAATCTTTGATTTAATTTTATCTTCTTTTTTTATAACCTGTAAACATGACAAATGAGAATTATACTGGAGTTACTACTGGAACTATAGCTACTGCCTGTTCTCTTGCAGCTTTAGAATCTATTTTAAATACTTCAGATATTGATTGTGTTAAAGTCAAAACACCTAAAAAAACTTTAGACATTATAATTGATGAGTGTAAAAAATTATCTCATTCTTCTGCTTGTGCTGTAGCTCATAAGAATCCTTATAATGATCCTGATGTTACTGTAGGATTATCTATTGTTGCTACTGTTGAATTATTGGATAAAACCAGTGGTGAAGATAGTGTCATAATAACTGGTGGTGAGGGTGTTGGCAAAATAACAAAACCTGGCCTTCAAATTCCGGTGGGGGAATATGCAATAAATCCTGTTCCCCGTAGGATGATTAAAAAAAATTTGGAAAAAATTTTGCCTGATGATAAAGTAGCTAAAGTAACAATTTCAATTCCTGAAGGTCGAAAGATAGCTAAAAAAACAATGAATCCTAAATTAGGTATTGTTGATGGAATATCTGTTATCGGAACTACTGGAATAGCCAGGTCAATGTCTAGTGAAGCATATAAAAATTCTATTGTTACTCAAATAGATGTGGCATTGGCTTTGGATTTAGATAATCTGGTTTTTGTTCCAGGAAACATTGGTGAAAAATTAGCTTTAAAACAGTTAAATATTACAAAACAGCATATTATTCAGACTGGTAATTATATTGGCTTCATGTTTGAAGAAGCTAAAAAAAGAGGAATTGATGAATTTACTTTCTTTGGACACATCGGAAAATTAATTAAGGTCGCTGGTGGAATTTTCAATACTAAACATGCAGTTGCGGATGGTAGGAAAGAAATAATGATTACTCATGCAGGTATTTGCGGTGCAGATACATCAACACTTAAGAAACTGTATTATTCTAAAACAACAGAAGACATGTTGGATATCCTGGATGAAAAAGATTTGCATTTGGATGTGTGTAATAGTATTGCATTAGCTATCAAAGAGCGATGTATGCAGAGATTTGAATTGGATTTAAATGTTATTTTGGTTGATATGGAAGGTAACTATTTAAATGATAATTTTGAAAGGTTTTTATTATGAAAATAGCAATGGTTGGTCAGTTTCCACCTCATATAGGTGGCGTAGGGGTTCATATTCATACTTTATCCAAGGAACTTGTAAAACAGGGGCATGAAGTTTATGTAATAACTTATCCCCATAAGGATATTAAGGATATTGATGGCATTCATGTAATCGGAACCAAAGGAGTTAATATTCCCGGAATTCGGGGATTGATGTTTAAGATAAATGCAAAAAAGGCATTGGAAAAATTATTGAAAGAAGTTGATATTGACATTATTCATGGCCATTATCTGTTTCCGGCAGGCGCAGCCAGTGTTGAAGTTGGAAAAAAACATAATATTAAAACATACATAACTGCACATGGTTCTGACATGTTTGAAATGTATAAAAAACAATTTTTCATGAGACCTATTATTAAAAATGTATTAAAAAAGGCAGATGTTGTTTTTGCAGTAAGTAATGCTTTGAAAGATGAAATATTAGCTACTGAAGTTCCTGGAATTGAAAATAAAACAAGATTATATTGGAATTCTGTAGATATTGCCAAGTTTAATAATGATGGAAATACTTCATTCAAATCCGATTTTAAGAATAATAAACCTGTTGTTCTTTTTGTAGGTAATATTATCAAACGTAAAAATGTAGATTCTTTATTGGAAGCTAAAAAAATAGCCAAAAGTGATTATAATCTCGTTGTAGTAGGTGACGGTCCTCTTTTAAAACAGCTTAAAGATAAAGCAGAAAAAGAAAATATTTCTGATGTTTATTTTACAGGAGCTAGAAAAGATGTAGAAAAGATTATACCAAGTGCAGATGTGCTTGTGTTGCCGTCTTTTTCAGAAAGTTTTGGTTTAGTTTTAATTGAAGCTTTAGCTTGCGGCAAACCTGTTGTTGGAAGTGATGTTGGAGGAATTAAAGAAATCATAACTCCTGAAGTGGGGCTGTTGATTGACCCGAACAGTCCTGAAACTATAGCTGATGCTGTTGATAAAATAATTTTAAATGAGGAATTCAGAAGTAATTTAGCTTCAAATGCAAGAAACAGAGCTAAAATATTCAGTAAAGTTGAAATTCCTTATGATGAGGTTAAATAATGAAAAAATCAGTAAGGTCTCCAGGTTCAGCAACAGTAATTAATGCAATAGCTACAGGCTTTGGTTCTGCTTTCGGTATTGATTTGGATATAAAATGCAGTGCCAATACTCAAAATAACTCCATAACCTGTTCTAATGATGTTGGAGCACCAACTACATTAATGGAAATCTGTGCTAAAAAAACTTTTGAAAAATATGAAATTTCTCCAGATGATTTTGGAATAAATATTAAAACAGAATCTGAATTGCCGATGGCATCAGGATTATCAAGCAGCAGTGCATTATCCAATGCTGTTGTAAGTGTAACTTCTAAAATTATTGCAGATGAATTTAATTTGAAGCCACTTGATGATTTGGAAATAATCAATTTAGCTATTGATGCATCCCTGGAGGCAAAAGTTACTATAACAGGATCATTTGATGATGCAACAGCTTCATATTTTGGAGGAGTTGTTGTTACAGATAATAAAAATAGAGAATTTATCATCAAAGAAGAAATGGATGAATATCCTGTTTTAGTTTATATGCCTAATTTTGGTTCCAAATCTGGAAATTCTGATGTTAACCGTATGAAAGTATTGTCTCCACTTGTTGAAACTGCTTTTGAATTGGCTAAATCCAAGGATTATTTTAAAGCACTTAATTTAAATGGTTTGATTTATGCAAATACATTAGGTTTCGATTCCAATATAGCTATTGATGCTCTGGAAGTTGGAGCAATAGCTTCAGGATTATCTGGAACAGGTTCTTCATTTGTAGCTGTCTGCGAAGATGAAGCAATTGATGATGTTAAAGAAACCTGGTCTAAATATGAAGGAAGGATTATTGAAACTAAAGTGGATAATGTCGGTTGCAGTTTAATTTAGTGTTAAGTTTTCAAATAATCCATAGTATTAAATAGTATAATACAAATAAACTATATTATTATCATTATTATCAAAAGATGGTGATTTCTTGAAAAATAATTACAAGCTAAAATCTTTTAAAGATAAAAAAGATGCCGAGAAAGTGCTTTTAGACTCTAGAAAACGCATTGATGAAATTGATAATGAAATTTTTGATTTAATTTGTCAGAGAACTTCATTTGCTATGGATATAGCCCTTGCAAAGGACTATATTGGTATGCCTGTATATGATAAGAAAAGAGAGGATTCAATTCATAAAAAAATTGAGAAGTTATCTGAAAAAAACCATATTGATGTTGATATTAGTAATCAAATCATGGATATGCTAACTACATTAAGTAAAAATGAGCAAAAAGAAATTTTAAGGAGGAATGTTAATGGGTAATATTAGAACTTCATTTGTTAAACGTTTAGCAAAAGAACTTATAGAAACTCACAAAGGTGTTTTCACTACTGATTTTGATCAAAATAAAAAATTAGTTATGGAATATTCTACTGTAAGTACTAAACATTTAAGAAATAAAATCGCAGGATATGTTACAAGACTTGTGAGATTAGAACAAACTCAAGAATAAGTCTTTTTCATTTTTTTTTAATTTTTTTATTATTATCATTATTTTGTTCAATTTTAGTATTCTACTTTTTTTAATTTTAGTCTTTTGTAGCCTATTTTAAAAGTTTATTAATGTGTTTATTCATATAAATAATTAGGTATTTTTGTTTATTCAAAAATCTAGTGAAATTTTTATGGAAATAGGTGAATATTAATGGATTTGATAGTAGCAAAATTCGGAGGTACATCGGTTGGAGATGGCTCCAGAATTAGAAAAGCAGCGCAATCTGTGGTAAATGAATATATGAAAGGCAATCAATTAGTTGTAGTTGTTTCTGCAGTTAATAATTCAACTGATGAGTTAATTGAATTGTCTACTGAAGCTATTGGTGGAGGTTTAACTGATAAGCAAAAGGCAGAAATAATGGCTATGGGTGAATTAACTAGCTCAAGATTATTTGCTGCAGCTATTGAATCTTTAGGTGTGAAGGCAGAATTTATTGATCCATACAATGATAAATGGCCGGTTATAACAGATTCTAATTCACTCAATGCCAAAATTGATTTTGCAACAACTGATAAAAAATGTGATGGAATAAAAGATCTTATTAGTCAAGGTATTATCCCAGTTATTTGCGGATTTTTAGGAAAAGGCCCTAGTGGTGAAATTACAACTATTGGGAGAGGTGGAAGTGATGTAACTGCATTTTTACTTGGCCATTGTTTAGGTGCTAATGATGTAGTTATTGTTACTGATGTTGATGGAGTAATGTCAACTGACCCCAATAAAATAGAAGAAGCTGAATTATTAGATGAAATTTCTGTTGAAGAAATGAGAGATTTAGCTACTCATGGAGCACAGGTTTTACATCCTCATGCTCTAAAATATAAAGACCCATTGATAAGTGCAAAAATTATCAACTTCAATAATGGTGATTTAAGTGCTAAAGGTACAAAAATAACTGGTCCTTTTGAAGGAGACATGTTAAAGACAGTATCTTTATATAAAAATCCTATTTCTGTCATTGCTATTGTTGGAGAGGAAATGCTTAAGAAAGTGGGACTTTTAGCAAATTTAACTTCATGCCTTGCAGAAAATAAAATTAATATATTTGGCATTTCAGCAGGTCAGAATTCTATAACAACCTTTGTAGAAAAAAAGGATTCTGATAAAGCATATCATTTATTGCACAGTTGGGTAATTGATGAAGATGTTTTAAGTTCATTATCTCTTGGTGATGATACAGCTATGATTACTGTAGTTAGTCCTGAGTTTATTGATGAACCGGGCATCATTTCTAATATTACAAACCCGCTTAGGAAAAACAATATCAACATTGTTGAGATATCTTCTTCTCAAACTGCTGTGGTATTATTTGTCGATTGGAAAGATGGTGAAAAAGCACTTGAATTAATTAAAGAGGTTTTAAAATGAATTTTGAAGGAACATATGTTGCAATGATAACTCCATTTACTGATGATGGGAAAATTGATGAAGAAGGATTTAGGTCCAATATTAATTATTTGATTGATAAAGGTGTAACTGGTTTGGTTGGTGCCGGAACTTCTGGTGAATCAGCTACATTAACTCATGATGAACACAGAAAAGTAGTAGAAATTTTAATTGATGAAGTTGACGGCAGAGTTGAAACAGTAGCAGGATCAGGCAGTAATTCTACACATGAAGCTATTGAATTAACTAAATCTGCAGAAGAATTAGGTGCTGATGCTGCTTTAGTAATCACCCCTTATTATAATAAACCACAACAGCATGCATTGATTAAACATTATCAGGCTATTAGTGATGTAACTGATATTCCGATTATAGCATATAATGTTCCGTCACGTACTGGTGTGGACATAAGTGTTGAAACTATTGTGGAATTAGCTAAAATTGATGGTATTGATGCAGTTAAAGAAGCTAGTGGAAGCATAGATAAAGTATCTAAACTTTATAAAGCTTTAACAAAAGAAGGTCTTGAAGAAGATTTCAATATATTGTCTGGTGAAGACGGTTTAACTTTACCTATTATGGCTTTGGGAGGAACTGGTGTAATTAGTGCATCAGCTAATGTGGATCCTAAAAGGATGGTTTTAATGGTTGACAGTATATTGAATGATGATTATACCAGAGCTCAAGAGCTTCATTACGAAATGATTAATGTAATTGATGCTCTTTTCATTGAAAGTAATCCAGTACCTGCAAAAACAGCAATGAATATAATGGGTCTTCCTGCAGGACCTCTTAGGGCACCATTAGCAGATATGAAAGATGAAAATGTTGAAATTCTCAAAAAAGCTTTAAAAGAAGCAGATTTAATTTAAGTTGGTAATATTATGATTAAAGTAGCAGTCACTGGAGCAGCTGGAAGAATGGGCTCCGGTATTATTAGAAAAATAACACAGCAAGATGATATGGAAGTAGTTGCAGCTATTGAAATTCCTAACTCTCCATTAGCTGGAGTGGATGCAGGTATTCAAGCTGGTGCTGGTGAACTTGGAGTTAAAATTGTCGGTGCTGAAAAATTAGAAGAAACATTAAAAGAATCTGAAGCAGATGTTTTAGTTGATTTCACTATAGCTCATGCAGCAGTGGAAACAGTTAAAAAAGCTACTACATGTGGTGTTAATGTTGTAGTGGGCACTACT encodes the following:
- a CDS encoding aspartate kinase, with the protein product MDLIVAKFGGTSVGDGSRIRKAAQSVVNEYMKGNQLVVVVSAVNNSTDELIELSTEAIGGGLTDKQKAEIMAMGELTSSRLFAAAIESLGVKAEFIDPYNDKWPVITDSNSLNAKIDFATTDKKCDGIKDLISQGIIPVICGFLGKGPSGEITTIGRGGSDVTAFLLGHCLGANDVVIVTDVDGVMSTDPNKIEEAELLDEISVEEMRDLATHGAQVLHPHALKYKDPLISAKIINFNNGDLSAKGTKITGPFEGDMLKTVSLYKNPISVIAIVGEEMLKKVGLLANLTSCLAENKINIFGISAGQNSITTFVEKKDSDKAYHLLHSWVIDEDVLSSLSLGDDTAMITVVSPEFIDEPGIISNITNPLRKNNINIVEISSSQTAVVLFVDWKDGEKALELIKEVLK
- the dapA gene encoding 4-hydroxy-tetrahydrodipicolinate synthase; the encoded protein is MNFEGTYVAMITPFTDDGKIDEEGFRSNINYLIDKGVTGLVGAGTSGESATLTHDEHRKVVEILIDEVDGRVETVAGSGSNSTHEAIELTKSAEELGADAALVITPYYNKPQQHALIKHYQAISDVTDIPIIAYNVPSRTGVDISVETIVELAKIDGIDAVKEASGSIDKVSKLYKALTKEGLEEDFNILSGEDGLTLPIMALGGTGVISASANVDPKRMVLMVDSILNDDYTRAQELHYEMINVIDALFIESNPVPAKTAMNIMGLPAGPLRAPLADMKDENVEILKKALKEADLI